In one Juglans regia cultivar Chandler chromosome 11, Walnut 2.0, whole genome shotgun sequence genomic region, the following are encoded:
- the LOC108993821 gene encoding uncharacterized protein LOC108993821, with protein sequence MEAEDLVSRWERLHLSKEESACFHVQQKGYNGEKKGKYCIVGKAMTEKGVNSEGFRTTMSQIWRLDGWVTFKELGDQCFLIEFQKMEDKEKVLSGRPWFFERHLLTMMEVDEKESIDGLKFCFEPFWIQLHNLPLTVMTEGFDEQFAEAIGPVIRVEAEADGRAWGRCLRVRVAVDLNKPLL encoded by the coding sequence ATGGAGGCGGAGGACCTGGTATCACGTTGGGAAAGATTACACCTTTCCAAAGAAGAAAGTGCATGCTTCCATGTCCAGCAGAAGGGTTACAATggtgaaaaaaaaggaaagtattGTATTGTTGGGAAGGCTATGACAGAGAAGGGAGTGAATAGTGAAGGATTCAGAACcacaatgtctcaaatatggagGTTGGATGGGTGGGTGACCTTTAAGGAGCTTGGTGATCAGTGCTTCTTGATCGAATTTCAAAAAATGGAAGACAAAGAAAAGGTGTTGAGTGGACGTCCATGGTTTTTTGAAAGACACCTCCTCACCATGATGGAGGTGGATGAGAAAGAGTCCATTGATGGGCTGAAGTTCTGTTTTGAGCCATTTTGGATACAACTACACAATCTTCCACTAACAGTCATGACAGAAGGCTTCGATGAGCAGTTTGCAGAGGCTATAGGCCCGGTCATTAGagtagaagcagaagcagatgGACGTGCATGGGGAAGATGCCTTAGAGTAAGGGTGGCTGTGGACCTCAACAAACCGTTACTATGA
- the LOC108993820 gene encoding uncharacterized protein LOC108993820 yields MIQEKGNGPTWQFMGFYGHPDTGKRGSSWQLLKMLKPTTPIAWLCAGDFNEILHQSDKMGGANRPYKQIEDFRQAVEYCGLPAIHSYGQRFTWSNNRSGNDFTKEKIDRVFGNKELNDLYSHGVCNVLPAIRSDHSPLSVSLHNTSNGRKKRRWCFRYEMAWEVKEECLKVVGEAWQNAGITNCQAKSLRTQLELCQKGLMTWRQTLKQQEDQIIKNATLNIGHLQNYGTGEHVAAMKQIQEEVVTAITANDMKWKQRAKQHWLKHGDRNTQYFHMQASQRKKINAVKSIVDSQGRVVTDQSEIGEGSLGPDGFPAQFYQKNWEVVGDQVCNFALEFLNHGGSLSEVNDTFITLIPKVQSPTRVVDYRPISLCNVLYKVVSKSMANRLKHILPQIIAPNQSAFVPGRLISDNTLVAYEVLHSMNSRMKGKKGFMALKLDMSKAYDKVEWNFIEAIMIKMDFPGHWIHITKACLSSVSYSILVNGEPQKNFVPSRGLRQGDPLSPYLFILCAEALFSLLRHAEACGSLTPVAIGRGPVKVNHLFFADDSLLFCQAKYEEINCVLKILELYEKGSGQVINKDKSAIYFSKNTALMTQQQIMHLAGVQSTSNFEKYLGLPSLVGRKKIASFHSLIDGTWSWVSNWRTKFLSAAGKEILLKAVLQAIPTYAMGMFLLPASITRKLNQILRRFWWGFNEDSSKIQRVKWEQLSGRKDMGGLGFRDLRCFNIALLSKQGWRILQNPTSLVAQILKQKYFKQGNLLDARLGTGPSFAWRGIHAGLSLWIPSLPEQKIVTPRDADCWCNKVSDIIDPQLKIWQESLISELFSIQEIEGIKAIPISLGGREDKLIWQFTPNGNYTVKSGYYLGKELEREQIGESSELIGKLDSEELNEVAVTMRLIWARRNDVLHGKAFKHPQEITA; encoded by the exons ATGATCCAGGAGAAAGGAAATGGACCAACATGGCAATTCATGGGCTTCTATGGACATCCTGACACAGGGAAGAGAGGCAGTAGTTGGCAACTACTTAAGATGCTAAAACCCACCACTCCCATAGCATGGTTATGTGCTGGAGACTTCAACGAGATTCTTCATCAGAGTGATAAGATGGGTGGTGCCAACAGACCATATAAACAGATTGAGGACTTTAGACAAGCAGTGGAATACTGTGGTCTCCCTGCCATTCATTCATATGGGCAAAGGtttacttggtcaaataatAGAAGTGGTAATGACTttacaaaggaaaaaattgatagagttTTTGGCAATAAAGAattgaatgatttatatagtcatGGTGTCTGTAATGTTCTTCCTGCCATTAGATCTGATCACTCCCCCTTGTCAGTTAGTTTACACAATACTTCTaatgggaggaagaaaagaagatggtgctttagatatgagatggccTGGGAAGTAAAGGAAGAATGTCTGAAGGTGGTGGGTGAGGCTTGGCAAAATGCTGGTATAACAAATTGTCAGGCTAAATCCTTAAGAACACAGCTTGAACTATGCCAAAAGGGTCTCATGACATGGAGGCAAACTCTTAAGCAACAAGaggatcaaattataaaaaatgcgACTCTAAATATTGGGCATCTTCAGAATTATGGTACAGGCGAGCACGTGGCAGCTATGAAACAAATTCAAGAGGAGGTGGTTACTGCCATTACAGCTAATGATATGAAatggaagcaaagggcaaagcaacactggCTGAAACATGGGGACAGAAACACTCAGTACTTCCACATGCAAGCAAGCCAGAGAAAGAAGATCAATGCAGTCAAAAGCATAGTGGATTCACAAGGCAGGGTTGTCACTGACCAGTCTGAAATTGGTGAG GGGTCGCTAGGCCCTGATGGTTTTCCTGCCCAATTCTACCAAAAAAACTGGGAGGTAGTGGGGGACCAAGTCTGTAATTTTGCTCTTGAATTCCTCAATCATGGTGGATCTCTCAGTGAGGTTAATGACACGTTTATTACTCTTATTCCCAAAGTTCAAAGCCCCACGAGAGTAGTGGATTACAGACCcataagcctttgtaatgttttatacAAGGTTGTGTCAAAAAGTATGGCTAATAGACTGAAACACATACTGCCTCAAATCATTGCCCCTAATCAGAGTGCCTTTGTGCCTGGAAGGCTCATCTCTGATAACACCTTGGTAGCCTATGAGGTCCTCCACTCTATGAACTctagaatgaaagggaagaaaggatTCATGGCTTTAAAattggacatgagtaaagcttatgacAAGGTTGAGTGGAATTTCATTGAAGCAATCATGATCAAAATGGACTTTCCTGGTCActggatccatatcacaaaagCTTGCCTCTCTTCTGTTTCCTATTCAATACTTGTCAATGGAGAACCTCAGAAAAATTTTGTACCTTCGAGAGGCCTTAGACAAGGAGACCCCTTGTCCCCCTACTTGTTTATCCTTTGTGCTGAAGCCCTCTTTTCTCTCCTTAGACATGCTGAGGCCTGTGGCAGTTTAACCCCTGTGGCTATTGGCAGAGGTCCTGTTAAAGTAAACCACctcttctttgctgatgatagccttTTATTCTGCCAAGCCAAGTATGAGGAAATTAATTGTGTCCTCAAGATCCTTGAGCTATATGAGAAAGGATCAGGACAGGTTATAAACAAGGACAAGTCTGCTATCTATTTTAGCAAGAACACTGCACTGATGACCCAACAGCAGATCATGCATCTAGCAGGGGTCCAATCCACCTccaattttgagaaatacttgggTTTACCTTCTTTGGTGGGTAGGAAGAAGATTGCCTCTTTCCACTCTTTAATTGATGGAACCTGGTCTTGGGTCTCTAATTGGAGGACCAAATTTCTCTCTGCAGCAGGAAAGGAAATTTTGCTCAAAGCTGTGCTTCAAGCCATTCCCACCTATGCAATGGGGATGTTCCTTCTACCAGCTTCTATAACAAGGAAACTAAACCAGATACTAaggaggttttggtggggtttcaatgaagactcttcaaaaattcaaaggGTCAAGTGGGAGCAACTTAGTGGCAGGAAGGATATGGGAGGGCTTGGATTTCGAGATCTAAGATGTTTTAACATTGCCTTACTCTCCAAACAGGGATGGAGGATCCTCCAAAATCCTACATCCCTAGTGGCACAAATTCTAAAGCAAAAATACTTCAAACAAGGAAATTTGCTTGATGCAAGGCTTGGAACTGGGCCTTCCTTTGCATGGAGAGGAATACATGCTGGATTATCTCT ATGGATACCCTCTTTACCTGAACAAAAAATTGTGACTCCTCGAGATGCTGACTGCTGGTGTAACAAAGTCAGTGACATTATTGATCCTCAATTGAAGATATGGCAGGAGTCTCTCATATCTGAACTATTTTCTATTCAGGAAATAGAGGGCATAAAAGCTATACCCATTAGcttaggaggaagagaagacaaaCTTATTTGGCAATTCACTCCTAATGGCAACTACACTGTTAAAAGTGGATACTATCTTGGcaaagaattggaaagagagCAAATAGGAGAGTCTTCAG AATTGATTGGCAAGCTTGATTCAGAGGAGTTAAATGAGGTAGCTGTTACAATGAGGCTAATATGGGCGAGAAGAAATGATGTATTACATGGGAAAGCCTTCAAACACCCTCAAGAAATCACTGCATAG